ATCCAGATTTTGCTCAAAAAAGAAACGAGCCTCTTGAGTACCAACAACAATTTTTCCGCTCATAATCCCATCTTCAATGCGGAATGACAACTTCATATGCCCCAACTCCGGAGGTGTTAGTTTCATTTTCATCTCGCTGTTGCCCTCCTGAAGCGTAATAAATGATTTAGCAGCAACATTTTGCATCATAGCTTCAACTTGAACACGCGAAACAGGTGAAGAAAAATTCTCATACGCACGCTGCACACTAGATATCAATCGCGATTGTGAAGGTAGTTCTACGGTATTTTCTCCTAAAACAGGAATCTGATTTTCATACAAAGCTTCTAACACTAAAGGATCATTTATTTCTTTTATTTTCTGAGGTTCTACACGGTTATCTTTAACAAAAAAAACAGACTTTTCATCATGCTGTTTATCCTCATATTCTAATATTCCTGATATGAATTCTAATTCATTATTATCAGCGAAAGTTTCCGATATCGATGATTCTTCTAACGGAGATAAAAGTGTAATATTTTGTGTATACACATCGTTCGCCTTTTGAATCATTTGCAATAATATATTTTGTTTTGGATCATTCTCTTGAAAAAAAGAAATATCCAAATTATTAACTACAAAAGCTAAATAATTTGCAGAGAAAAAAATATCGTCTTCCAATTCACCTTTTTGAGAAAATTCCTTTAAAGACTGACTAACAAAATCAATCATATTTTGAGACCACTCCATAAGTATTTCTTCATCTAGCACCATAATATTATCTTCAACAGTTTTCAATATATCCTGAATATTAGTTAAAAGTACTTTTAATGGA
Above is a genomic segment from Brevinema andersonii containing:
- a CDS encoding flagellar hook-length control protein FliK; its protein translation is MVQSISLTVRDHNSHGPSLKNNISKPHNFDKMIGKMQKDQQIVENDLKYSDILEQLDNLEQEFFNIEELFPKSPKIDPLKVLLTNIQDILKTVEDNIMVLDEEILMEWSQNMIDFVSQSLKEFSQKGELEDDIFFSANYLAFVVNNLDISFFQENDPKQNILLQMIQKANDVYTQNITLLSPLEESSISETFADNNELEFISGILEYEDKQHDEKSVFFVKDNRVEPQKIKEINDPLVLEALYENQIPVLGENTVELPSQSRLISSVQRAYENFSSPVSRVQVEAMMQNVAAKSFITLQEGNSEMKMKLTPPELGHMKLSFRIEDGIMSGKIVVGTQEARFFFEQNLDNLRQSLAEAGIMLAGVDVQLDGGAFQEQDELQDSTQYKAIRLGSGEQKNKVSNGLVLDTIVDYTV